Proteins co-encoded in one Culicoidibacter larvae genomic window:
- the comGC gene encoding competence type IV pilus major pilin ComGC, whose protein sequence is MKKKSGFTLIEMLIVMMVIVILLLLIIPNVNQHIAGLQSKGCDAYMEVVQAQVESYRLQHNATPSIERLVSDGYIKSATCQDGKALSIDSEGKVEKE, encoded by the coding sequence ATGAAGAAAAAATCTGGATTTACGCTTATTGAAATGTTAATTGTTATGATGGTTATAGTGATTTTGCTTTTACTGATTATCCCTAATGTAAATCAACATATAGCTGGTTTGCAAAGTAAGGGTTGTGATGCCTATATGGAAGTTGTTCAGGCACAAGTTGAGAGTTATCGCTTGCAGCATAACGCAACACCAAGTATAGAACGTTTAGTAAGTGATGGCTACATAAAGTCAGCAACTTGCCAGGATGGAAAAGCACTTTCTATAGATAGCGAGGGGAAAGTTGAGAAAGAATAA
- the rpmG gene encoding 50S ribosomal protein L33, producing the protein MAIKRSIIMRCTECDNENYITDKNKKNTPERLEVKKFCPNCNRSTLHREKK; encoded by the coding sequence ATGGCGATCAAACGTAGTATAATCATGAGATGTACTGAATGTGATAATGAAAATTATATCACTGACAAAAACAAAAAAAATACTCCTGAACGTTTAGAGGTTAAGAAATTTTGTCCAAACTGTAATCGTTCTACATTACATCGCGAGAAAAAGTAA
- a CDS encoding superoxide dismutase gives MFTLPNLPYAYDALEPNIDARTMEIHHTKHHQTYITNLNAAIEGTAVADWSIEDLVARLGEVPENIRTAVLNNGGGHLNHTMFWTIMSPNGGGAPTGDLAAAIDEAFGSFDAFKEKFEAAAKTRFGSGWAWLVVNKDGKLEVVSTPNQNNPLTDGLTPILGLDVWEHAYYLNYQNRRPDYVSAFWNVVNWDQVAQNYQTTK, from the coding sequence ATGTTTACATTACCAAATTTACCTTACGCTTATGATGCTTTGGAACCAAATATTGATGCTCGTACTATGGAAATTCACCATACAAAACATCATCAAACGTATATTACTAACTTAAATGCAGCTATTGAAGGAACTGCTGTTGCTGACTGGTCTATTGAAGATTTAGTAGCACGTCTTGGTGAAGTTCCTGAAAATATCCGTACTGCAGTATTGAACAATGGTGGCGGCCACTTGAACCACACTATGTTCTGGACAATTATGAGCCCTAATGGCGGTGGTGCACCAACTGGTGATTTAGCTGCAGCTATTGATGAAGCGTTTGGCAGCTTTGATGCTTTTAAAGAAAAATTTGAAGCAGCTGCTAAAACTCGTTTTGGTTCAGGATGGGCTTGGCTTGTTGTAAATAAAGACGGAAAACTTGAAGTTGTAAGTACACCAAATCAAAACAATCCATTAACTGATGGCTTAACACCAATTCTTGGATTAGATGTATGGGAACATGCATACTACTTAAATTATCAAAACCGTCGTCCTGATTATGTATCAGCATTTTGGAATGTTGTAAATTGGGATCAGGTAGCACAAAATTACCAAACAACTAAATAA
- a CDS encoding LacI family DNA-binding transcriptional regulator, whose product MGITIKDIAKQANVSVTTVSLVMNNKADHISEKTKQKIFQVVEEMDYKPSQVARSLVTSKSKTIALIVPDISNPFFSEIAKGISDVLYQEGYNLFLSTSYDNIEQELQSITSLAEYSIDGLIISTVNTNDSQYEAVLSKLNIPLILLDRHSVLKRYTSIGVADKDGGYQATQYLLDKGHKQIACITGNADIRNLQERLAGYREALEQHGVAFNEKLVEHAELTIEGGYMATKNILEKQAVSAIFACNDLMALGVYQAALERGLKIPEHLSVVGFDDIPLSKYLNPKLTTMHQPIYQIGTAAANSILAAVIDGKTKPEDIVFDLHLVERDSVSTL is encoded by the coding sequence ATGGGAATTACGATAAAAGATATTGCAAAGCAGGCTAATGTATCAGTCACGACAGTCTCTTTAGTAATGAACAACAAGGCTGATCATATAAGTGAAAAAACAAAACAAAAAATATTTCAAGTTGTTGAGGAAATGGACTATAAACCGAGTCAAGTTGCACGCAGTCTGGTCACTTCTAAATCAAAGACAATTGCATTAATTGTTCCGGATATTTCTAACCCGTTCTTCTCGGAAATTGCTAAAGGAATTAGCGATGTGCTCTATCAAGAAGGATACAATCTATTTTTATCAACTTCATATGATAATATTGAGCAAGAGTTGCAATCGATTACTTCGCTTGCGGAGTATTCGATTGATGGGTTAATAATATCAACAGTTAATACCAATGATAGTCAATATGAAGCGGTTTTATCAAAGTTAAATATTCCGCTCATTCTTTTGGACCGTCACTCTGTATTGAAACGTTATACTTCAATTGGGGTCGCGGATAAGGATGGTGGTTATCAGGCCACTCAATATTTGTTGGATAAAGGTCACAAGCAGATCGCTTGTATTACCGGAAATGCTGATATTCGAAACTTACAGGAACGTTTGGCGGGTTACCGTGAGGCGCTGGAGCAACATGGTGTTGCTTTTAATGAGAAACTTGTGGAACATGCAGAGTTGACGATTGAGGGTGGCTATATGGCTACTAAGAATATTTTGGAAAAACAAGCAGTTAGTGCGATATTTGCCTGTAATGATTTGATGGCATTAGGCGTCTATCAGGCAGCGCTAGAGCGCGGGCTTAAAATTCCTGAACATTTGTCAGTAGTTGGCTTTGATGATATTCCATTATCAAAATATTTAAATCCAAAACTAACTACAATGCATCAGCCAATTTACCAAATCGGTACTGCGGCGGCAAATAGTATTTTAGCAGCGGTCATCGATGGTAAGACTAAACCGGAAGATATTGTTTTTGACTTACATTTGGTCGAACGTGATAGCGTCAGTACTCTTTAA
- the rbsK gene encoding ribokinase has translation MSKICVLGSMNVDTSMLVSTLPEIGETVAGRSVATSAGGKGLNQAVAMKRLGSQVSFIGALGADKNGELLRDLLIEEDIDNQFVKVVDKMTGQAWITIQENGKNTIVTYAGANSAIDVADIDQAKAVIEAAAVTVAQFEVPMAAIIAAFNYAKKAGRLTVLNPAPSKEIPKELLQVTDILVPNETEIEELLGEAFDYADYEQVQKQLRPLFDMGVQYIIVTLGEEGVLVCESGKCAQVAAFPVKAVDTTAAGDSFIGALVSQIYEQPFDSLTDIVRTANYFASLVVQRPGAYSSIPNEYSLAEIKKLAIK, from the coding sequence ATGAGTAAAATATGTGTATTAGGAAGTATGAATGTAGACACCAGTATGCTGGTCTCTACATTGCCTGAGATAGGTGAAACCGTTGCTGGAAGGAGCGTAGCGACTTCAGCAGGTGGCAAAGGCTTGAATCAGGCAGTTGCAATGAAACGTTTGGGCAGCCAAGTATCGTTTATCGGTGCTCTTGGAGCTGACAAGAATGGTGAGCTTTTACGTGATTTGTTAATTGAAGAAGATATAGATAATCAATTTGTTAAAGTTGTTGATAAGATGACGGGACAAGCGTGGATTACCATTCAGGAGAATGGTAAAAACACGATTGTGACTTATGCGGGAGCAAATAGTGCCATTGATGTTGCGGATATTGACCAAGCGAAAGCGGTTATTGAAGCGGCAGCAGTTACGGTTGCGCAATTTGAGGTGCCAATGGCAGCGATAATTGCTGCTTTCAACTATGCCAAAAAAGCGGGACGACTAACGGTATTAAATCCGGCGCCAAGCAAGGAGATTCCAAAAGAATTATTGCAAGTTACGGATATTTTAGTTCCTAACGAGACTGAAATTGAAGAGTTACTTGGTGAGGCATTCGATTATGCTGATTACGAACAGGTGCAAAAGCAATTGCGGCCGCTATTTGATATGGGTGTGCAATATATAATTGTAACCCTTGGTGAGGAAGGCGTTTTAGTATGTGAGTCCGGGAAGTGCGCTCAGGTAGCAGCGTTTCCGGTTAAAGCAGTAGATACCACAGCAGCCGGAGATTCTTTTATTGGTGCTTTAGTCAGTCAGATATATGAACAGCCTTTTGATTCACTGACGGATATTGTTCGCACTGCCAATTATTTTGCGTCATTGGTGGTTCAGCGACCCGGAGCATATTCATCTATTCCAAATGAATATAGCTTAGCTGAAATTAAAAAACTTGCTATAAAATAA
- the ispG gene encoding flavodoxin-dependent (E)-4-hydroxy-3-methylbut-2-enyl-diphosphate synthase yields MFHRKDTRPVFVGDVQIGGNNEVVIQSMTTTKTRDVQATVEQILRLEEAGCQIVRCTCPTMADAEAIAEIKKQVHIPIVADIHFNYKMALAAIEAGADKIRINPGNIGRPDRVRAVVEAAKAKGIPIRIGINAGSLERHILDKHGYPTAEGMLESAEHHVQILEELDFHDIIISMKASDINLAVQAYRLAAERFDYPLHLGITESGTQFSGTIKSAAGLGTLLYDGIGSTMRISLTADPVEEIRVCKELLKDFGLASNVATLISCPTCGRIEIDLMSIAAEIEEYLEKNVPVNIKVAVLGCAVNGPGEAREADIGIAGAKNMGILFKHGEIIRKVPEDVMVEELKKEIDLMAAEKLAERELNK; encoded by the coding sequence ATGTTTCATCGTAAAGATACCCGCCCGGTTTTCGTCGGCGACGTTCAAATTGGCGGTAATAACGAAGTTGTAATTCAAAGTATGACCACAACTAAAACCCGTGATGTTCAAGCAACCGTTGAACAAATATTACGGCTCGAGGAAGCTGGTTGTCAGATTGTCCGTTGTACCTGCCCGACTATGGCAGATGCTGAGGCAATTGCAGAAATAAAAAAACAAGTGCATATTCCTATTGTGGCTGATATTCACTTCAATTATAAAATGGCTTTGGCAGCGATTGAAGCCGGTGCGGATAAAATCCGTATTAATCCTGGTAATATTGGTCGTCCAGACCGGGTTCGCGCTGTTGTAGAAGCGGCGAAAGCAAAAGGTATCCCGATTCGTATCGGTATTAATGCCGGCTCGCTTGAGCGCCACATCCTTGATAAGCATGGGTATCCAACTGCCGAAGGTATGTTGGAAAGCGCAGAACACCATGTTCAAATTCTTGAGGAACTCGATTTCCATGATATTATCATTTCAATGAAAGCATCTGATATTAATCTAGCTGTTCAAGCATACCGCTTAGCGGCTGAACGCTTTGACTACCCACTCCACCTTGGTATTACCGAATCCGGCACCCAGTTTTCCGGTACAATCAAAAGTGCAGCTGGCTTAGGGACTCTGCTCTATGATGGTATTGGCAGCACAATGCGTATTTCATTAACTGCTGATCCGGTAGAAGAAATTCGCGTCTGCAAAGAGTTGTTAAAAGATTTTGGTTTGGCAAGTAATGTTGCAACCTTGATTTCATGTCCGACTTGCGGGCGTATTGAAATCGATTTGATGAGCATTGCTGCTGAAATTGAAGAATATCTTGAGAAAAATGTGCCAGTTAATATCAAGGTTGCTGTGCTCGGCTGTGCCGTTAACGGGCCGGGCGAAGCCCGAGAAGCCGATATCGGCATTGCCGGTGCAAAAAATATGGGTATTCTCTTCAAGCATGGAGAAATCATCCGTAAGGTTCCGGAAGACGTTATGGTTGAAGAACTGAAGAAAGAAATTGATTTGATGGCTGCCGAAAAGTTAGCCGAGCGTGAACTGAATAAATAA
- a CDS encoding GNAT family N-acetyltransferase, whose translation MFQKAREKMQQAGIEQWTLTYPNYEILAADIKTGSMFVIQNEAKQIAGFVVLDNKSSAEYHQQPWQENKSVLFIHRVVVSPDFQGQGVATQLIQHCEAIARTQKIKAIHSSTHFRNIPMQYVFLKNDYSQVSAFIMQDRPNIGEFFAYEKLIDY comes from the coding sequence GTGTTTCAAAAAGCCCGAGAAAAAATGCAGCAAGCTGGGATTGAGCAATGGACATTAACTTATCCCAACTACGAAATTTTAGCGGCAGACATTAAGACTGGGAGCATGTTTGTTATCCAAAATGAAGCCAAGCAAATTGCCGGTTTTGTTGTTTTGGATAACAAGAGTTCAGCTGAGTATCACCAGCAACCATGGCAGGAAAATAAGTCGGTATTGTTTATTCATCGTGTTGTTGTGTCGCCGGATTTTCAGGGCCAAGGTGTTGCTACTCAATTAATACAACATTGTGAAGCAATTGCCCGAACCCAAAAAATAAAGGCGATTCACTCAAGTACACATTTTCGCAATATTCCAATGCAATATGTATTCTTGAAAAACGATTATAGCCAGGTCAGTGCATTTATTATGCAGGATCGACCGAATATTGGCGAGTTCTTCGCTTATGAAAAACTTATTGATTATTGA
- a CDS encoding type II secretion system F family protein: MNTSQYSLSEQANLLNTYITFLNSGYNEQLIIDFLCVSKLIKRQHIDEVKHLLISGEQLSVVFSYLRFHKEVQAYITHGEQVGDIVAAMNLALLWIRNNLKIRKSLKQALTYPLVLIMMSVLSFIFVAFFLFPQMESFLSGYQINEKPFIFTALELLMFGIGCIFMFAVVCVSLLAAMRLLSGEQQLWIYFNIPVVRYYLQQILQIQIANRLSLYLANGYPCLAAFRHISENRRSSMLQTQVTEIDKLLTAGHTLEEAFEISDYYSDEFLLVLSFALKNNTLGTECALYSKRASEHIVIKVIKGLNLLQTLLTCIIALFLVLTYIAVFLPMLSVFETL; encoded by the coding sequence ATGAACACTAGTCAATACTCTTTATCAGAACAAGCAAATTTATTGAATACGTATATTACTTTTCTAAACAGTGGATATAATGAACAACTGATAATTGATTTTCTGTGTGTGAGTAAGTTGATAAAAAGACAACATATTGATGAAGTGAAACATTTATTGATATCAGGAGAGCAATTATCGGTAGTTTTCAGTTATTTGAGGTTCCATAAAGAGGTTCAGGCATATATTACTCATGGTGAACAGGTTGGTGATATTGTTGCAGCTATGAATTTAGCATTATTATGGATTAGAAATAATCTCAAAATTCGAAAATCCTTAAAACAAGCATTAACATATCCACTAGTATTGATAATGATGTCGGTTCTTTCATTTATATTTGTAGCATTCTTTTTGTTTCCTCAGATGGAATCTTTTTTAAGTGGATATCAGATAAATGAAAAACCATTTATATTCACTGCTTTGGAGTTATTGATGTTTGGGATTGGCTGTATTTTTATGTTTGCAGTAGTCTGTGTTAGCTTATTGGCTGCAATGCGCTTACTCTCAGGAGAACAACAACTATGGATTTATTTTAATATCCCGGTTGTTCGTTATTATTTGCAACAGATTTTACAGATTCAAATTGCTAATCGATTAAGTTTGTATTTAGCAAATGGATATCCTTGCTTGGCTGCATTTAGACATATTAGTGAGAATAGGCGCAGTAGTATGCTGCAAACACAGGTTACGGAGATAGATAAGCTCTTGACAGCAGGTCATACACTTGAAGAAGCGTTTGAAATTAGTGATTATTATAGTGATGAGTTTTTGCTGGTTCTCAGTTTTGCGCTGAAAAATAATACGCTTGGTACTGAGTGTGCTTTGTACAGTAAGCGCGCAAGCGAACATATTGTTATTAAAGTAATCAAGGGATTAAATCTTTTGCAAACGCTGTTAACTTGTATTATTGCATTATTTTTAGTATTGACTTACATTGCTGTATTTTTGCCAATGTTATCGGTTTTTGAAACATTATGA
- a CDS encoding MBL fold metallo-hydrolase, translating into MNKVKCFICGDAQENTYILSKQNKALIIDPGAQHPSIVDYIENNHLQVEAILLTHCHFDHIAAVDFFTKKYKVPVYIHELDQPGLVNPKQNLSVLTKRVFIVESESIALLKKKGSFSIGDFTIDYLLTPGHSLGSVTFIIENAIFSGDVLFEDGVGRYDFPFCSVVDLGKSLEKLFALDDHLSVYPGHGGQTTIGREKAYNTIAQSVISYAYSK; encoded by the coding sequence ATGAATAAAGTAAAGTGTTTTATCTGCGGTGATGCGCAGGAAAACACCTATATTCTTTCAAAGCAAAATAAGGCACTGATTATTGACCCAGGTGCGCAGCATCCTTCAATTGTTGATTATATTGAAAATAATCATTTACAGGTGGAGGCAATATTGTTGACCCATTGTCATTTTGATCATATTGCTGCAGTTGATTTTTTCACCAAGAAGTACAAAGTGCCGGTATATATTCATGAATTGGATCAACCAGGGTTAGTTAATCCAAAACAAAATTTATCAGTGCTTACTAAACGTGTTTTTATTGTTGAAAGTGAAAGTATTGCATTGTTGAAAAAGAAAGGCTCGTTCTCAATTGGTGATTTCACGATTGATTACCTGCTGACTCCCGGGCATTCGCTTGGTAGTGTTACTTTTATTATTGAAAATGCTATTTTCAGCGGTGATGTTTTGTTTGAAGATGGCGTTGGCCGATATGACTTTCCGTTCTGCAGTGTTGTTGATTTGGGAAAGAGTTTGGAAAAATTATTTGCACTTGATGATCATCTCAGTGTTTATCCTGGCCATGGTGGTCAAACAACTATTGGTCGGGAAAAAGCTTATAACACAATTGCCCAGTCAGTAATTAGTTATGCATATAGTAAATAA
- a CDS encoding ROK family glucokinase, with translation MEKKLIGIDLGGTTAKIGIISFNGKIEHQWEVATDSKDSGAHILPNLAQSIEAKLAELELTKEDIHAVGIGVPGPVQKQTGYLPVAVNLGGFGGFSVSDKLEELLGIPAIVDNDANVAALGEVWMGGGNGTTDAVFVTLGTGVGGGIIVNGQVVSGFNGAGGEIGHIPVVKTGEHMYKCNCGQIGCVETVASATGFARVANTILANSKEASSLREVKKISAKSVLDHAKKGDQLALEAVDYSCRVLGETFGMISATTNPHIFIIGGGVSRAGQFLIDQIKKYYYGSVFEPATRGVEIVLAELGNDAGMLGAANLARNMATYE, from the coding sequence ATGGAAAAGAAATTGATCGGTATTGATTTAGGCGGTACAACGGCTAAAATCGGTATTATTAGCTTTAACGGAAAGATTGAGCATCAATGGGAAGTTGCTACTGACAGTAAAGATAGCGGCGCGCATATTTTACCAAACTTGGCTCAGTCAATTGAAGCAAAACTTGCGGAACTTGAATTAACCAAAGAAGATATTCACGCAGTTGGTATCGGTGTACCCGGACCAGTGCAAAAACAAACCGGATATTTGCCGGTGGCAGTAAATCTTGGCGGCTTTGGCGGCTTTAGTGTTTCGGATAAATTAGAAGAGTTGCTAGGAATTCCGGCAATCGTTGATAATGACGCCAATGTTGCCGCGCTCGGTGAAGTATGGATGGGTGGCGGAAATGGTACTACTGATGCTGTTTTTGTAACCCTTGGAACTGGTGTTGGCGGTGGAATCATCGTTAATGGTCAGGTGGTATCTGGATTTAATGGTGCCGGTGGTGAAATCGGTCATATTCCGGTGGTGAAAACCGGTGAGCACATGTATAAATGTAACTGTGGTCAAATCGGATGCGTTGAAACAGTTGCTTCTGCAACTGGCTTTGCTCGTGTTGCTAATACAATTCTTGCGAATAGTAAGGAAGCATCTAGCTTACGCGAAGTGAAAAAAATTAGTGCTAAATCAGTGCTTGATCACGCTAAAAAAGGTGACCAGCTTGCACTTGAAGCAGTTGACTACAGCTGTCGCGTATTAGGTGAGACGTTTGGTATGATTTCAGCGACTACTAATCCGCATATCTTTATTATTGGCGGCGGCGTTAGCCGTGCCGGACAATTTTTGATTGACCAAATCAAAAAATACTATTATGGTTCTGTTTTCGAACCGGCAACTCGTGGAGTTGAAATTGTATTAGCTGAGTTGGGCAATGATGCAGGTATGCTGGGAGCTGCAAACTTAGCTAGAAATATGGCAACTTATGAATAA
- a CDS encoding shikimate kinase translates to MKIILIGMPGSGKTTIATEFAQQSGYAFFDTDLIIEEQLKQQTGDVLLNHGELFFRQAECHALKSIPDISDSIVASGGGIIVHPDSFQYIKDNFDLILYLDTSLEVLVERLDSDNKIRPLLNKSSLDELMEKRLSMYEDLSHASIKTDRKMKSEIVNELLRLVRRDLADE, encoded by the coding sequence ATGAAAATAATTCTGATTGGTATGCCCGGAAGCGGGAAAACAACAATTGCTACTGAGTTTGCTCAGCAATCTGGATATGCATTTTTTGATACAGATTTAATAATTGAAGAGCAATTAAAACAACAAACTGGTGATGTTTTGCTAAATCATGGCGAATTATTCTTTCGTCAAGCGGAATGTCATGCACTCAAATCAATTCCTGATATTAGTGATAGTATTGTAGCTAGCGGCGGCGGTATTATTGTTCACCCTGATAGCTTTCAGTATATAAAAGATAATTTTGATTTGATACTGTATCTAGATACTTCACTGGAAGTATTGGTAGAACGGTTGGATTCAGATAATAAAATCCGACCATTGTTGAATAAATCATCTTTAGATGAACTTATGGAGAAACGTCTTTCTATGTATGAAGATTTATCTCATGCAAGTATTAAAACGGATAGAAAAATGAAATCAGAGATTGTAAACGAATTATTAAGATTGGTAAGGCGGGATTTGGCTGATGAATAA
- a CDS encoding L-lactate dehydrogenase, with protein MFTKNVRRVALIGTGFVGMSFAYSLMNQGGADELVLIDLDVRKTEGEAMDLNHGVAFAPSNMKVWAGTYADCQYADIVVITAGAAQAPGETRLDLTAKNTKIMKSIVEQIMANGFNGIMVVASNPVDILSYVAWKASGLDKSRVIGTGTSLDTARLRYMIGQYIDIDSRNIHAYMMAEHGDSSFVPWTNVYVGSKPLLQMIDESEQLHMEDLQGIYESVRDAAYEIIERKKATYYGIGMALTRIVKAIFNDENSILTLSTYLDGEYGHSDVYIGVPAVINRLGIREIITLDLNEVDQAKFDKSANTLKETMNDAVHPYL; from the coding sequence ATGTTTACAAAAAATGTGCGACGGGTGGCACTGATCGGAACCGGCTTTGTCGGGATGAGTTTTGCTTATTCATTGATGAATCAAGGCGGAGCTGATGAATTGGTATTAATTGACCTTGATGTTCGTAAAACAGAAGGCGAAGCAATGGATTTAAATCATGGTGTTGCTTTTGCTCCCAGCAATATGAAAGTGTGGGCTGGAACATACGCGGACTGTCAATATGCTGATATCGTGGTAATTACTGCCGGAGCAGCACAAGCACCAGGTGAAACGCGTCTGGACTTGACTGCAAAAAACACTAAAATTATGAAATCAATCGTTGAACAGATTATGGCCAACGGCTTTAACGGGATTATGGTAGTTGCATCAAATCCGGTTGATATTCTTTCATATGTTGCTTGGAAAGCATCTGGACTTGATAAGAGCCGCGTAATCGGAACCGGAACTTCATTAGATACAGCGCGGTTACGTTATATGATTGGTCAATATATTGATATTGATTCACGAAATATTCATGCTTATATGATGGCTGAGCATGGTGATTCTTCTTTTGTTCCCTGGACGAATGTATATGTTGGATCAAAACCATTACTGCAAATGATTGATGAGTCTGAACAATTGCACATGGAGGATTTACAGGGAATCTATGAAAGTGTGCGCGATGCTGCTTATGAAATTATTGAACGTAAGAAAGCGACTTATTATGGTATCGGCATGGCGTTGACTCGGATTGTAAAAGCAATTTTCAATGATGAGAACTCAATTCTGACTTTATCAACATATCTAGATGGAGAATATGGTCACAGTGATGTTTATATTGGTGTACCGGCGGTTATCAATCGTTTGGGAATCAGAGAAATTATTACCTTAGATCTCAACGAAGTTGACCAAGCAAAATTTGATAAGTCAGCAAATACTTTAAAAGAAACAATGAATGATGCAGTGCATCCTTATTTATAG
- a CDS encoding ATPase, T2SS/T4P/T4SS family: MEVKIYFECLLKHLLDNRIADVHFIIDANGSRVMVRSSNKKMIMIAELIVKDMRKLMSFIKYIASMSLANAIMESGVLHYHLNEQLIDLRVAVMPMADAELMTLRIHYQNSNDDFDYLTDNQSHQKFFQELCHQEQGLVVFSGATGNGKTTTIYTLMNYMLKLGKHIVSIEDPIEQKINGVMQFEVNELAGRSYDAMLSQVLRHDPDVIVIGEVRNSSVAKSALRAALTGHLVITTIHAQSCQKVVQRLLDLKCNQEMIMATMIASVYQQLHIDNKTNDKYCQFTILDTKQIQKYLSCGRQSNDFLQNGVMYEH; encoded by the coding sequence ATGGAAGTTAAGATATACTTTGAATGCTTATTAAAACATTTGCTAGACAATAGAATTGCTGATGTTCATTTTATTATTGATGCAAATGGCAGCCGGGTAATGGTTAGAAGCAGTAATAAGAAGATGATTATGATTGCTGAACTTATTGTGAAAGATATGCGAAAACTCATGAGTTTTATTAAGTATATTGCCAGTATGTCATTAGCCAATGCAATTATGGAATCCGGAGTCCTGCATTATCATTTGAATGAACAGCTTATTGATTTGCGGGTGGCAGTAATGCCAATGGCTGATGCTGAGCTCATGACCCTGCGTATTCATTATCAAAATAGCAATGATGACTTTGATTATCTGACGGATAATCAAAGTCATCAAAAATTTTTCCAAGAATTGTGCCACCAAGAACAAGGTTTGGTGGTTTTTAGTGGTGCAACCGGTAATGGTAAAACCACCACAATTTATACATTAATGAATTATATGTTGAAACTTGGAAAGCACATTGTAAGTATCGAGGATCCGATTGAACAAAAGATTAATGGAGTAATGCAATTTGAAGTGAATGAGCTTGCCGGTCGCAGTTATGATGCAATGCTTTCCCAAGTCTTAAGGCATGATCCGGATGTTATTGTTATAGGTGAAGTTCGTAATAGTAGTGTTGCTAAAAGTGCACTTCGTGCGGCGTTAACCGGACATTTGGTAATAACAACGATTCATGCTCAAAGTTGTCAAAAGGTAGTCCAACGTTTATTAGATTTAAAATGTAATCAAGAAATGATAATGGCAACCATGATAGCAAGTGTATACCAACAACTACATATTGACAATAAAACAAATGATAAGTATTGCCAGTTTACTATTTTGGATACGAAACAAATACAAAAATACTTATCATGCGGAAGGCAAAGTAATGATTTCTTGCAGAATGGGGTAATGTATGAACACTAG
- a CDS encoding isoprenyl transferase has translation MNNISELKDIIMSGNVPNHVALIMDGNGRWAKKRFLPRTAGHKKGVDTVEEIIEAASDIGIKYITLYAFSTENWKRPEEEVNYLMSLPRAFFDYFLPKLMKNNVKIKCIGRWDLLPEDTRKAVADAINDTKDNSGLTVNFALNYGGRDEIVYAVEQIAKLLKDNPDLPISEDLIGSHLFNPDAQDADFVIRTSGEYRISNFLLWQSAYAEYYFTDTLWPDFKTAEFYQSIIDFQNRDRRRGGIK, from the coding sequence ATGAATAATATTAGTGAGTTGAAAGATATAATTATGTCTGGTAATGTTCCAAATCATGTTGCACTTATTATGGATGGTAATGGACGATGGGCAAAAAAAAGATTTTTACCTCGTACAGCTGGACATAAAAAGGGTGTTGATACCGTTGAAGAAATTATTGAAGCTGCTTCAGATATTGGAATAAAATATATTACTTTATATGCTTTCTCAACAGAAAACTGGAAGCGTCCCGAAGAAGAGGTTAATTATTTAATGAGCCTTCCTAGGGCATTTTTTGATTATTTCCTACCAAAACTAATGAAGAATAATGTAAAGATAAAATGTATTGGCCGATGGGACTTATTACCTGAAGATACACGAAAAGCTGTTGCAGATGCGATTAACGATACTAAAGACAATTCTGGATTAACTGTTAATTTTGCTTTGAATTACGGCGGTCGGGATGAAATTGTTTATGCTGTTGAGCAAATTGCCAAACTGTTAAAGGATAACCCTGACCTTCCGATAAGTGAAGACTTAATCGGCTCACATTTGTTTAATCCTGATGCACAAGATGCTGATTTTGTTATTCGTACAAGTGGTGAATACCGAATAAGCAACTTTTTACTTTGGCAGAGCGCATATGCGGAATACTATTTTACTGATACTTTATGGCCGGACTTTAAAACTGCTGAATTCTATCAGTCCATTATCGATTTTCAAAATCGTGATCGTCGTCGCGGAGGAATAAAATGA